The Cryomorphaceae bacterium 1068 genome includes a region encoding these proteins:
- a CDS encoding DUF1801 domain-containing protein, which produces MTTPQEYIDQVAEDKKEALIKLRKTVKDHLPKGFHEEISYKMLGYVVPKSIYPDGYHCNTSLPLPFMNLAAQKNFIALYHMGIYADQDLMEWFTTEYPKHCKTKLDMGKSCIRFKKVNDIPYELIGQLVEKMTVEDWVGIYEGAVKK; this is translated from the coding sequence ATGACTACCCCACAGGAATACATAGACCAAGTAGCCGAAGACAAAAAGGAAGCCCTAATCAAGCTGAGGAAAACCGTCAAGGACCATTTACCGAAAGGCTTTCATGAAGAGATCTCTTACAAAATGCTGGGTTACGTGGTACCAAAGAGCATCTATCCCGATGGGTACCATTGCAACACTTCCCTCCCGCTCCCTTTTATGAACCTGGCAGCGCAGAAAAACTTCATCGCTCTCTACCACATGGGTATCTATGCCGATCAGGACTTGATGGAGTGGTTTACCACCGAGTACCCCAAACATTGTAAAACCAAATTGGACATGGGCAAGAGCTGCATCCGCTTTAAGAAGGTGAATGACATTCCCTATGAGCTAATCGGCCAACTCGTAGAAAAGATGACGGTAGAAGATTGGGTGGGGATTTATGAAGGGGCAGTGAAGAAGTAA
- a CDS encoding DUF4846 domain-containing protein, with protein sequence MRFSTLTLAYLAIILVSACSAEFSSDQTTAVLASAEPNFEQSSDQTIDRGTIEQNPLINPEGMTVITRFTSPDGFDRVGIWPRGFETYLRTLPLKAHESPVKYYNGSEKTDYGYWAAVIDMPIGNRDLHQCADAIMRLRAEYLWSTEQYDKIHFNFVNGFNAEYSKWRNGQRIKVNGNDVRWVNSAMPSTSYESFWKYMEMVFSYAGTASLVNELKPVELSEMQIGDVFIRGGSPGHAVIVIDMAVNTDTDESVYLLAQSYMPAQEMHILTNPNDAALSPWYKLEEVEEINTPEWRFDKTELRRFQD encoded by the coding sequence TTGAGATTTTCTACCCTAACCTTGGCCTACTTGGCCATAATACTGGTAAGTGCCTGCAGTGCTGAGTTCTCTAGCGATCAAACTACAGCAGTATTGGCTTCAGCCGAACCAAATTTTGAGCAATCTTCGGATCAAACTATCGATAGAGGGACGATCGAGCAGAATCCCTTGATCAATCCTGAAGGAATGACAGTTATAACCAGGTTTACTTCGCCTGACGGATTCGATCGGGTGGGCATATGGCCACGAGGGTTTGAGACTTATCTACGCACATTGCCGCTGAAAGCCCATGAATCTCCTGTAAAGTACTACAATGGAAGTGAAAAAACAGACTACGGATACTGGGCGGCGGTAATAGACATGCCTATTGGCAATAGAGATTTGCATCAATGCGCTGATGCCATCATGCGCCTGCGTGCCGAGTACCTGTGGAGCACGGAGCAGTACGACAAGATTCACTTCAATTTTGTCAATGGATTCAACGCTGAGTATAGCAAATGGAGAAACGGACAGCGAATCAAAGTCAATGGAAACGACGTTCGATGGGTCAATTCAGCCATGCCATCGACTAGCTACGAATCGTTTTGGAAGTACATGGAAATGGTTTTTAGCTATGCGGGTACGGCTTCATTGGTCAATGAATTGAAACCGGTAGAACTCTCAGAAATGCAAATAGGAGATGTCTTTATACGAGGCGGATCGCCGGGGCATGCCGTAATAGTGATCGATATGGCCGTCAACACCGATACCGATGAAAGCGTTTACTTACTGGCACAAAGCTACATGCCCGCGCAAGAAATGCACATACTCACCAATCCGAATGATGCTGCGCTCAGCCCATGGTACAAATTGGAAGAAGTGGAGGAAATCAATACTCCCGAATGGCGATTTGATAAAACTGAACTAAGACGATTTCAAGATTAA
- a CDS encoding arylsulfatase, whose product MKPASLYVTAFALLAIVGCNETTPQQIEKKSEPSGGLDRTHLPIEAPTYPAVTELDARNATPPPRFEVKAPEKAPNVVIVLIDDQGFGAASAFGGPINEPTADRLAAEGLKYNCFHTTALCSPTRTAILTGRNHHQNNAGAIMELATGFQGNTGIRPKSVAPLAEMLRLNGYSTAMFGKYHETPPWETSVSGPYDRWPTRSGFDKFYGFIGGETNQWAPAVYDGTIRVEVERTEDYHFTTDMTDQAINWVSAQQSLIPDKPFYIYFSTGATHAPHHVPKEYIEKYKGKFDQGWDKLREETFARQKAMGVIPEDAQLTERPDEIPSWDSQTPEQKELFARQMEVFAGFAEHTDQEVGRLVESLEEIGELDNTLFLYVIGDNGSSAEGGPQGTFNEMMALNGVLSEASQMMDHIDDWGGPNTFPHFAIGWAHATNTPFQWTKQVASHFGGTRNGMVVHWPEGIESKGEVRSQFTHVTDVAPTVLEAAGLPFPTSVNGAEQTPFAGTSFAFSFDDADAPETHTTQYFEMFGNRGIYSEGWTASTRHSVPWLMAPELPPLEEDVWELYHVDEDFSQANDLAESNPEKLKELQDLFRKEAIKNNVFPIDDRRAERFNAEIAGRGDIMGNRNSLTLYEGMTGIMENVFINNKTKDYTMVAEVVLDDANTNGVIISQAGRFGGWSLYMKNGRVHHDYNYFGLEHTNIASTQALGAGSHEIKFEFIIDEPVPASGGKCILYVDGEKVAEGQIPKTQPFAYSGDEGVDVGTDNETNVTNDYKEDDNKFEGKIKKVTVNI is encoded by the coding sequence ATGAAACCAGCGAGCCTTTATGTTACGGCATTTGCTTTGCTCGCCATCGTGGGGTGCAATGAAACGACCCCGCAGCAAATCGAAAAAAAGTCTGAACCATCCGGTGGTTTGGATCGAACTCATCTTCCGATTGAAGCGCCGACGTACCCGGCAGTTACCGAGCTCGATGCTCGCAATGCCACACCTCCTCCTCGATTTGAGGTAAAGGCACCTGAAAAGGCTCCTAATGTTGTAATCGTGTTAATAGATGATCAGGGCTTTGGCGCTGCAAGCGCCTTTGGTGGCCCCATCAATGAGCCTACTGCAGATAGATTAGCAGCTGAAGGTCTAAAGTACAACTGTTTTCACACGACTGCCCTCTGTTCGCCTACGCGTACTGCTATTCTGACCGGGCGAAATCATCATCAGAATAATGCGGGTGCCATTATGGAGTTGGCCACAGGATTTCAGGGAAATACCGGGATTCGCCCCAAAAGCGTAGCCCCTCTTGCAGAAATGTTGCGATTGAACGGATACAGCACGGCTATGTTTGGAAAGTACCACGAAACGCCGCCATGGGAAACTTCCGTATCCGGTCCATATGACCGTTGGCCTACACGATCCGGTTTTGATAAATTCTACGGCTTTATTGGCGGAGAAACCAACCAATGGGCTCCGGCAGTATATGACGGAACGATCCGTGTAGAAGTTGAAAGAACCGAAGATTATCACTTCACCACTGACATGACCGATCAGGCCATCAATTGGGTAAGTGCTCAACAATCACTAATCCCTGACAAGCCTTTCTATATCTACTTCTCTACCGGAGCTACACATGCACCACACCATGTACCAAAAGAATACATTGAAAAATACAAAGGCAAGTTTGATCAAGGTTGGGATAAATTGAGAGAAGAAACCTTCGCTCGTCAAAAAGCGATGGGTGTCATTCCCGAAGATGCACAACTGACGGAAAGACCGGATGAAATTCCATCATGGGATAGTCAAACACCGGAACAAAAAGAACTATTTGCCAGACAAATGGAAGTATTCGCAGGTTTTGCCGAGCATACCGATCAAGAGGTAGGTAGACTGGTCGAATCATTGGAAGAGATTGGCGAATTGGACAATACTTTATTCCTCTACGTGATAGGCGACAATGGATCGAGCGCTGAAGGTGGTCCGCAAGGAACTTTTAATGAAATGATGGCATTGAACGGGGTTCTTAGCGAAGCTTCGCAAATGATGGATCATATAGATGATTGGGGAGGCCCAAATACCTTCCCACACTTTGCCATTGGTTGGGCACATGCTACCAATACTCCATTTCAATGGACCAAGCAGGTAGCATCACACTTTGGTGGTACGCGAAATGGAATGGTGGTTCATTGGCCGGAAGGCATTGAATCAAAAGGCGAAGTTCGCTCTCAGTTTACCCATGTCACTGATGTGGCTCCAACTGTTTTAGAAGCTGCCGGACTGCCTTTCCCAACTTCAGTGAATGGAGCCGAGCAAACGCCGTTTGCAGGTACTTCGTTTGCGTTTTCTTTTGACGATGCAGACGCACCCGAGACCCATACTACCCAATACTTTGAGATGTTCGGTAACAGAGGGATTTATAGCGAAGGATGGACCGCTAGCACACGTCACTCTGTACCTTGGTTAATGGCACCAGAATTGCCTCCCCTCGAAGAAGATGTTTGGGAGCTGTATCATGTGGATGAAGACTTTTCACAGGCCAATGATTTAGCTGAATCCAATCCCGAAAAACTAAAGGAACTTCAGGATTTGTTTAGAAAGGAAGCCATTAAAAACAATGTGTTTCCTATCGACGACAGAAGAGCTGAACGTTTCAATGCTGAAATTGCCGGCCGTGGAGATATAATGGGTAACCGTAACTCATTGACTCTCTACGAAGGAATGACAGGCATCATGGAAAATGTGTTCATCAACAATAAGACGAAAGACTATACCATGGTCGCTGAGGTGGTATTGGACGATGCCAATACCAATGGCGTGATTATATCTCAAGCAGGCCGTTTTGGTGGATGGTCCCTCTATATGAAAAACGGTAGGGTGCATCATGACTACAATTATTTTGGGTTGGAGCATACGAATATTGCTTCTACACAAGCACTCGGTGCGGGAAGCCATGAAATCAAATTTGAATTCATCATTGATGAACCCGTACCTGCCTCAGGCGGTAAATGTATTTTGTATGTAGATGGTGAGAAGGTTGCTGAAGGGCAAATCCCAAAAACGCAGCCTTTTGCATATTCAGGAGATGAAGGTGTAGATGTAGGTACCGACAACGAAACCAACGTGACCAACGACTATAAAGAAGACGATAATAAGTTTGAAGGGAAGATCAAAAAGGTAACGGTCAATATTTGA
- a CDS encoding NmrA family NAD(P)-binding protein: protein MKRILVTGATGNIGLEVVRYLSEFKSGTQIYAAVRNTESAKKSFRGYSDLSFREFDFGKRETFAPAFDQVDILFLLRPPQISDVENVFRPLLTSAKKCGISKVVFLSVQGAERSKVIPHNKIERLIKELNFDYIFVRPSYFMQNLTTTLLPEIANDQTITLPSGKAKFNWVDVKNIGEAAAVLIAQFENHQNQAFEITGTENKNFGDVADLMTEITGRRISFKSINPVRFYFRKKNEGINGEFAMVMTILHFLPRLQREPEISGNYQLLTRKVPTTLREFIEREKEKLTSPQSHV from the coding sequence ATGAAACGGATTCTAGTCACGGGAGCAACGGGAAATATTGGACTTGAAGTTGTCCGCTATTTGAGTGAGTTCAAATCGGGTACGCAGATTTACGCAGCGGTTAGAAATACCGAAAGCGCCAAAAAGTCATTTCGTGGATACTCCGATTTATCTTTCAGGGAGTTTGATTTTGGAAAGCGTGAAACGTTCGCCCCCGCATTCGATCAGGTCGATATTCTATTCTTATTGCGACCACCACAAATTTCAGACGTAGAAAACGTCTTTCGACCACTTTTGACTTCAGCTAAGAAGTGTGGAATAAGCAAGGTCGTATTCTTATCCGTTCAAGGTGCTGAACGGAGTAAAGTCATTCCTCACAACAAAATTGAAAGGCTGATTAAGGAGCTTAATTTCGACTACATCTTTGTGCGACCGAGCTACTTCATGCAGAATCTGACAACCACCTTGCTTCCGGAAATTGCAAACGATCAAACAATCACGCTGCCCTCAGGAAAAGCTAAGTTCAATTGGGTTGACGTCAAGAATATAGGTGAAGCTGCCGCTGTGCTCATTGCGCAATTTGAAAATCATCAAAATCAAGCCTTCGAAATAACGGGAACTGAAAACAAAAACTTCGGAGATGTAGCTGATTTAATGACGGAGATAACGGGGCGACGAATATCTTTTAAAAGCATCAATCCTGTCCGTTTTTATTTCCGAAAGAAAAACGAAGGAATTAACGGCGAGTTTGCCATGGTCATGACCATACTTCACTTTTTACCACGACTTCAAAGAGAACCGGAAATTTCAGGCAATTATCAACTATTGACGAGAAAGGTACCGACCACATTGCGCGAATTTATTGAACGGGAAAAAGAGAAGCTAACCTCACCTCAATCTCATGTTTAG
- a CDS encoding SGNH/GDSL hydrolase family protein, with translation MNIRYISGAVISFPLLPFMYFQGKRIRASVPKLPEAEGIEGHCSNQKSGNTLTVISIGESTIAGVGVRTHEEGFTGTFAKEISRLYNRSVQWKVYARSGYTAGSVDKKLIPEITENQADLIVIGLGGNDAFTLSRPSKWKADIHSLIESLRSKFPKAIIVFCHMPPIKEFPAFTPLIKFTIGNLVEILGEELRKVVSQYQNVFYLGEKITLKRWIDKFDLKAGKEDFFSDGVHPSKLTYQTWAKDIAGGVFANENIKTALQQSV, from the coding sequence ATGAACATCAGGTATATATCAGGAGCCGTCATTTCTTTTCCGCTTCTTCCTTTTATGTATTTTCAGGGAAAGCGGATTAGAGCAAGTGTGCCTAAACTACCCGAAGCGGAGGGAATCGAGGGACATTGTTCAAACCAAAAAAGCGGAAATACCTTAACTGTAATTTCCATTGGCGAAAGTACCATCGCAGGAGTTGGCGTCCGGACTCACGAAGAAGGCTTTACCGGAACCTTTGCCAAAGAGATATCAAGGTTGTACAATAGAAGTGTGCAATGGAAAGTATACGCGCGTAGCGGTTATACGGCAGGCAGTGTAGACAAGAAGCTAATCCCTGAAATCACCGAGAACCAAGCCGATTTGATCGTGATAGGATTGGGTGGCAACGATGCCTTTACCCTAAGTCGCCCCTCCAAGTGGAAGGCTGATATTCATTCGTTAATCGAATCCCTTCGATCCAAATTTCCCAAGGCCATTATTGTTTTTTGCCATATGCCGCCCATTAAGGAATTCCCTGCTTTCACTCCCCTCATTAAGTTTACCATTGGAAATCTTGTAGAAATTTTGGGGGAAGAACTTCGAAAGGTGGTAAGCCAATACCAAAATGTGTTTTACCTCGGAGAGAAAATCACGTTGAAAAGGTGGATCGATAAATTTGATTTGAAGGCTGGAAAAGAAGACTTTTTTAGTGACGGTGTGCATCCATCCAAACTCACCTACCAGACTTGGGCCAAGGACATAGCAGGTGGAGTATTTGCCAATGAAAACATAAAAACTGCACTGCAGCAAAGTGTGTAA